GCCGGTCAGAGCTAGGTCATCGCGGAGAAAATGGATCAACAATTTTCGGGAATCTACCTCTCGGGTGAATGATTCGCCATTAATTTCAATCGTGATGCTATGCTTCGACATGGATCAACTCCTCCCTTGGGCGCGTTCCACAGAGCGGCGGAGTGCGCGTTGTGTCAGTTCACGAATCAGAGTAAGCTTATATTCAGCAGAGCCTCGTAAGTCATCTG
The window above is part of the SAR324 cluster bacterium genome. Proteins encoded here:
- a CDS encoding (2Fe-2S)-binding protein → MSKHSITIEINGESFTREVDSRKLLIHFLRDDLALTG